In Bacillus sp. NP247, one DNA window encodes the following:
- a CDS encoding BlaI/MecI/CopY family transcriptional regulator, translating into MKELPKISEAELEVMKVLWSKSPQTANEVIEELEKKMDWKPKTIRTLINRLVHKEAVAYHQDKGRMYAYYPLVSQDSYLQVETKSLLKRFYGAAFKPLLVNFLKEEKLSSEDINELKRILDEKTEENQRKDRS; encoded by the coding sequence ATGAAAGAATTACCTAAAATTTCAGAAGCTGAGTTAGAAGTAATGAAAGTACTGTGGTCAAAATCTCCACAAACGGCAAATGAAGTGATTGAAGAGTTAGAGAAGAAAATGGATTGGAAACCCAAAACGATTCGAACACTAATTAATCGATTAGTTCACAAAGAAGCAGTTGCTTACCATCAAGATAAAGGGCGTATGTACGCTTATTATCCTTTGGTTTCGCAAGATAGTTATTTGCAAGTAGAAACAAAATCTTTACTTAAACGTTTCTATGGTGCAGCATTTAAGCCCTTGCTAGTAAATTTCTTGAAAGAAGAAAAGCTGTCTTCAGAAGACATTAACGAGCTTAAACGTATCCTGGATGAGAAAACTGAGGAAAATCAGAGGAAGGATAGATCATAA
- a CDS encoding M56 family metallopeptidase produces the protein MTEMLINVYLPHFFDWLIETSIMASILVGLILCIKVLFRNKLTPRWQYMLWIILIIRLVLPWSPDSSYSIYSVLTYKNDDAFISSRNPVDIFLSKERMHELKGIDDTKVLTKEDNHTSSSTQPNQAHKTQTHNNEKQDGETIPFYTICIYIWLTGVILLSFATFIMNRRLLLYIQKQPVIKDEKIVQIFEKCKQSMSVQRDIPLLVSGKVSSPTVFGFFRPKLLLSTVHMKILDGYQLRYIFHHELAHIKRRDVGVNWLMHGLLILNWFNPILWYAYSCMREDQELACDALALTYIDSEEQIAYGHTIISLLEHYSSYYKVPSMANFSKNKRMLKRRILMIKKFQKKSYRWSALGAIAVIAVSSVSLLNARADISTNPEKQQIEVKNNMKELKKQPDIPIQKIVEKMIGTKEQAESEFFVSEGEYNTLLTELGVAKNLFTKEEFDQFISLETEAHILGKKVRLVGSPEKLDSEEQKKYEKNSEEIGPFRQKIYSHFRLTKKEAQKYLDFPIKTPTYVVKGYKLAGEDVQTPMTTGKKNPVIVSEYHSEDPLSWYVVNLSAVRDKEDNPFYGIVEESDKITNYELEGTKITLAESSESNTKHMEIIVPEKGKSSAYQIRILANNLNKEELEKIMLSFLK, from the coding sequence ATGACAGAAATGTTAATTAATGTCTATCTTCCTCATTTTTTCGATTGGTTGATAGAGACCTCTATTATGGCGAGTATATTAGTGGGCCTAATCCTATGTATTAAGGTCTTGTTTAGAAATAAGTTAACGCCACGTTGGCAATACATGCTATGGATCATATTAATAATAAGACTGGTATTACCTTGGTCGCCAGATAGTTCCTATAGTATCTATTCTGTTCTTACATACAAGAATGATGATGCATTCATTTCTAGCCGAAACCCTGTAGATATTTTTCTTTCAAAAGAACGCATGCATGAATTGAAAGGTATAGACGATACAAAGGTTCTCACAAAAGAAGATAATCATACCTCAAGTTCAACACAACCTAATCAGGCACACAAGACACAAACACACAATAATGAAAAGCAGGATGGTGAGACGATTCCATTCTATACAATCTGTATATACATTTGGCTTACAGGCGTTATTCTTCTAAGCTTTGCTACTTTTATAATGAACAGGCGTTTACTCCTTTACATACAAAAACAACCTGTTATTAAAGATGAAAAGATTGTCCAGATTTTCGAAAAGTGTAAGCAATCTATGTCTGTTCAACGAGATATCCCTTTACTTGTATCTGGAAAGGTTTCCAGTCCAACAGTGTTCGGATTTTTTCGGCCAAAGTTGTTATTGTCAACTGTACATATGAAAATATTAGATGGATATCAGTTACGCTATATTTTTCATCATGAATTAGCTCACATCAAACGAAGAGATGTTGGTGTGAATTGGCTTATGCATGGCTTACTAATTTTAAATTGGTTTAATCCCATTCTATGGTATGCCTACTCATGTATGCGGGAAGATCAAGAATTAGCATGCGATGCATTAGCCCTTACATATATAGATTCAGAGGAACAAATTGCGTATGGACATACTATTATTAGTCTTTTGGAACATTACTCAAGTTATTATAAAGTACCGAGTATGGCCAATTTCAGTAAAAACAAAAGGATGTTAAAAAGGAGAATTTTAATGATTAAAAAATTCCAAAAAAAATCGTATCGTTGGTCTGCACTAGGGGCTATAGCAGTTATTGCTGTATCATCTGTATCCTTATTAAATGCACGTGCTGATATCTCAACTAATCCTGAGAAACAACAAATAGAAGTGAAAAATAATATGAAAGAATTAAAAAAACAACCTGATATTCCTATACAGAAAATTGTAGAAAAAATGATTGGTACAAAAGAACAAGCAGAATCAGAATTTTTTGTTTCAGAAGGAGAATATAATACTTTACTTACAGAGCTTGGAGTGGCGAAGAATCTGTTTACCAAAGAAGAATTTGATCAATTCATTTCTTTGGAAACAGAAGCACATATTTTAGGTAAAAAAGTAAGACTAGTAGGAAGTCCTGAAAAATTAGACTCAGAAGAGCAAAAAAAATATGAGAAAAATAGTGAAGAAATTGGACCATTCAGACAGAAAATTTATTCACATTTTAGATTAACTAAGAAGGAAGCACAGAAATATCTTGATTTTCCAATTAAGACACCAACTTATGTAGTAAAAGGGTATAAACTAGCTGGAGAAGATGTTCAAACCCCGATGACTACTGGAAAGAAGAATCCAGTGATTGTTTCGGAATATCACAGTGAAGATCCTTTGTCTTGGTATGTTGTGAATCTATCTGCCGTGAGAGATAAAGAAGATAATCCATTTTATGGGATAGTGGAAGAGAGTGACAAGATAACAAATTATGAGTTAGAAGGTACAAAAATTACTTTAGCAGAATCGTCGGAAAGTAATACGAAGCATATGGAAATAATTGTTCCTGAAAAAGGGAAAAGTAGCGCTTATCAAATCAGAATTCTTGCAAATAATTTAAATAAAGAAGAGTTAGAGAAAATTATGCTGTCCTTTTTAAAATAA